Part of the Ornithinimicrobium flavum genome, CGGCCACGTGATCCTGGTGCTGGCCGCCTTCCGCCGCCGCGCGCCGGTGTGGATCGGGGTCGTCACGGTGGTGCTGTCGGCGGTCTCTCTCATGGGCGCGCCTGCGGCGCTGCTCGTGGCCTTCTCGCTGGCCACCCGCCGGCGGCTGGCGCCGATCGTCTGGCTCGGTGTCCTCAACCTGGCCGCCGGGATGTTCCACGAGAACACCATCGCCCGCGTCACCGTGCCCCAGGAGTTCGGGCAGAGCCTCACCGGCCGGGGATGGCTCCTCGACAACCTGGTCTACGCGGCCTTCATGATCCTGATGTACGGCGTCATCGTGCTCGTCGGGTGGAACATCGGCTCACGCCGCGAGCTGGTCGCCAGCTGGCGGCGGCAGGCGGAGACCTCCCTCAGCGAGCAGGCCGCCAGGGTCGCCCAGGCCCAGCTGGCGGAACGTGCACGGATCGCCCGGGAGATGCACGACGTGCTTGCGCACCGGCTCTCCCTCGTGGCGATGCACGCCGGGGTGCTGGCGCACCGACCCGACCTGTCCGAGACGGAGCGGGCCGAGGCCGCCGAGGTCGTGCGCGTCGGTGCGCACCAGGCGCTGGACGAGCTGCGCGAGGTCCTCGGTCTGCTGCGGGAGGACGGAGAGGGGGTCCGGGGCTCCCGGGTCGAGGCGCCCCAGCCGGGGCTGAGCGACATACCCCTCCTCGTCGCCGAGGTGACCAGCAGCGGTCAGGAGGTCCGTCTCCTGGCCGAGGAGGACCTGTGGCCCCGGTTGGTGACGCTGCCGGCGAGCGCCGGCCGGCACGCCTACCGGGTGGTCCAGGAGGCACTCACCAATGCGCGCAAGCACGCCGGCGGGAGACCGGTGACGGTGCAGATCGACGGCGGGGAGGCCGACGGGCTGCGCATCGAGGTGACCAACCCCACGGCTGCGGTGGGGGAGGGGACGTTGCGGTCCGGCGGTCGCGGTCTGACCGGGATGGCTGAACGGGTGGAGCTCGCGGGCGGGCGGTTCTCGGCTGGTGCCGAGGCGGGCCGTTTCGTGGTGCGCGCGTCGCTGCCCTGGCCGGACGGTGGGAGGAGGACGCGGTGAGCGAGGGTATGGCGCGACCCAGGGTCGTGCTCGTGGACGACGACGCCCTGGTGCGGGCCGGGCTGCGGATGATGCTCGGCGGACCGGACGGGGTCGACGTGGTGGCCGAGGGGGACGACGGCGACCGGGTCGTCGAGCTGGTCGGTCGGCACCGGCCCGACGTGGTGCTCATGGACATCCGGATGGCTCGGGTGGACGGGCTGGAGGCGACCCGTGAGCTGCTCCGGACCTATCCCGGGACCAAGGTGCTGATCCTGACGACCTTCGACGCGGACGCCTACGTCCTGGAGGCACTGCGGGCGGGGGCGCGCGGGTTCGTGCTCAAGGACACGCCTCCACCCCGGCTGGTCGCGGCCGTGCACGAGGTGGCCGGGGGCGACCATGCGCTGTCACCGTCGGTCGCGGCGCTGCTTGTGCGCCAGGTGGCCGATGG contains:
- a CDS encoding histidine kinase; its protein translation is MSNPTGRVSTLAPPAPLGVSGGAARPFERLPLWSNGWRLFVAWLAGMLLFLAYTAPVVMMSDGPGETPATGRVVALLLLDLAVGHVILVLAAFRRRAPVWIGVVTVVLSAVSLMGAPAALLVAFSLATRRRLAPIVWLGVLNLAAGMFHENTIARVTVPQEFGQSLTGRGWLLDNLVYAAFMILMYGVIVLVGWNIGSRRELVASWRRQAETSLSEQAARVAQAQLAERARIAREMHDVLAHRLSLVAMHAGVLAHRPDLSETERAEAAEVVRVGAHQALDELREVLGLLREDGEGVRGSRVEAPQPGLSDIPLLVAEVTSSGQEVRLLAEEDLWPRLVTLPASAGRHAYRVVQEALTNARKHAGGRPVTVQIDGGEADGLRIEVTNPTAAVGEGTLRSGGRGLTGMAERVELAGGRFSAGAEAGRFVVRASLPWPDGGRRTR
- a CDS encoding response regulator transcription factor, producing the protein MARPRVVLVDDDALVRAGLRMMLGGPDGVDVVAEGDDGDRVVELVGRHRPDVVLMDIRMARVDGLEATRELLRTYPGTKVLILTTFDADAYVLEALRAGARGFVLKDTPPPRLVAAVHEVAGGDHALSPSVAALLVRQVADGAGGSDGSPRDERAARARDALARLTDREVEVARAVAGGGSNADISRELYLSVPTVKAHVSSILAKLGLTNRVQVALLVHDAES